One region of Camelina sativa cultivar DH55 chromosome 6, Cs, whole genome shotgun sequence genomic DNA includes:
- the LOC109125294 gene encoding RING finger protein 165-like: MKVLEKWLALMYPRVQEGREEECCSVCLMRMEEKDHVKSLPCSHEFHSLCVDTWFNVSRKICCPLCRFSPATILLTDELLLWFSSFHF; this comes from the coding sequence atGAAGGTTCTAGAGAAGTGGTTGGCCTTGATGTACCCAAGAGTGCAAgaaggaagagaggaagagtgCTGCAGTGTGTGTCTGATGAGAATGGAGGAAAAAGATCACGTCAAGTCTCTACCTTGTTCCCACGAGTTCCATAGTCTCTGCGTCGACACATGGTTCAATGTCAGCCGCAAGATTTGCTGTCCTCTTTGTCGCTTTTCGCCCGCTACCATTCTCCTCACGGATGAACTTCTCCTCTGGTTCTCTTCTTTCCATTTCTGA
- the LOC104699070 gene encoding putative F-box/LRR-repeat/kelch-repeat protein At1g11620, whose protein sequence is MSMNLLPSDLEEEILCRDPFRRLAKFRSVCKLWNSMILDERVILKNMSYSGEHGFIITHNAILSSSVSIKEQQNVVDSPPSLVTKNLSLRKFRPAQSVKVYKIVQCDGLLLCVMDNQLLVRNPLLKETSWVKCGSDFHAYDDAYSLGYLSPCDYRILRFRCASNSRNRPPRVEVCQLASKTWKVIDYPISCTFDWVLKIPLSILSLRGTPYWIGFREEDHTTTAFVQSFDFAKERFQPIDQLPFRYEELNPIAMEIFKGDRLSVLEQCHKTRKICIWVKHWLLPSWSRLMVVAIPHFPLLHPPSSRVSTDFFLDKNGRLVVICVEFNVSDMYNIYRVMGENNDELQVFETDNAAENSISCSCSFVPSLVRLPGFLKQDTSRIRWKKNRFN, encoded by the coding sequence ATGTCGATGAATCTGCTTCCATCTGATTTGGAAGAGGAAATCCTCTGTAGAGATCCATTCAGACGTCTTGCCAAGTTCAGATCTGTATGCAAGCTTTGGAATAGTATGATTTTGGACGAGAGAGTCATCCTTAAGAACATGAGCTATAGCGGTGAGCATGGGTTTATAATCACCCATAATgcgattctttcttcttccgtGAGCATTAAGGAGCAGCAAAACGTGGTAGATTCTCCTCCGTCTTTGGTGACCAAAAACCTTAGCCTTAGAAAATTTCGTCCAGCACAGTCTGTTAAGGTGTACAAGATCGTGCAATGCGACGGTCTCTTGTTGTGTGTCATGGACAACCAACTTTTGGTTCGGAACCCTTTACTGAAAGAAACGAGTTGGGTCAAATGCGGCAGCGACTTTCACGCATACGATGATGCGTACAGCCTTGGATACCTCAGCCCTTGTGATTACAGGATCTTACGGTTTCGATGTGCTAGTAATTCAAGAAACAGACCTCCAAGAGTTGAGGTCTGCCAACTCGCGTCTAAGACATGGAAGGTTATAGATTATCCGATCAGCTGTACTTTTGATTGGGTCCTTAAAATACCCTTGTCGATACTCTCTTTGAGAGGAACTCCTTACTGGATTGGTTTCCGAGAAGAAGACCATACAACAACAGCCTTCGTACAAAGCTTTGATTTTGCCAAAGAGAGGTTTCAACCGATAGATCAGCTACCGTTCAGGTATGAAGAGTTGAATCCTATTGCAATGGAGATATTTAAAGGAGACAGGCTCTCAGTGTTGGAGCAATGTCACAAAACAAGGAAGATATGCATATGGGTTAAGCATTGGCTCTTACCTTCTTGGAGTAGATTGATGGTCGTGGCTATACCACATTTTCCGCTGTTACATCCACCATCAAGTCGTGTTTCCACAgatttttttcttgacaaaaacGGTAGGCTCGTCGTAATTTGTGTTGAGTTCAATGTCAGTGATATGTATAACATTTACAGAGTCATGGGCGAGAACAACGACGAGTTACAAGTTTTTGAAACAGACAATGCTGCGGAAAATAGTATTTCTTGTTCATGCAGCTTCGTTCCGAGTTTAGTCAGGCTTCCAGGGTTTTTGAAGCAAGACACAAGTCGGATTcgttggaaaaaaaatagattcaaCTAG